The region GGCAACAGGGGTGAATTTCTTTCAAAGGAAGAGACGAAGATCATAGACAGAACCGTGAAAATTCTGGAAAATGCGGGAACAATGGACATTTCGGTGCTGGAAGACCTGGCGTTTGAGCTGTCATCTCTGAAGGGGAAGTTCATTTCAAGATACATGAAATTCAAGGACGAAATAGAGGAGATCGGTCAGTCTCTGATAAGGTTCAAGAGTCTCTCAAGGAAGTATGGGCATTTTCTGTATGAACTGGCGGCCGAATATGAGGACGTGCTCTCCAATCTCAGGTACTATGAAACGAGCTTTGATCAGACGCTCAGATCGGTGAGGGATTCACTGGAAACGATACATCTTAAGCTTGAGTCAATACAGAGGAGGGAGACTCTGGAATTGCAGAAGAGAACCTCTGCGCTTCAAGTTGCAGCAGCAGTAATTGAGTTCATTGTGGTGTTTTACTATACAATGGGCATCTGGAGCAAATACGCCGATCTGAGCATGCTGCCGAAATGGCTGTCACTCCTGACACTTACGGTGCTTTCGGCGACAGTCCCGCTCTTAACTGAGGCGTTTGGAGAGTATCTCCTTGAAAGAAGGGTTGGAAAGAAGCTGGTAGTGTATTCTATGCTTATGGGTTTGTGCATTGCGATAATCCTTTACACTATTTTCTTTTGATAATCTTGATGGCCTTCAATCTCTCAGAAATCATTCGAAGGTGTTCCTTTTCCTGATTGATTAGGTAATCCAGAAGTTCGATGGTTTCGTGGTCTGCACTCTTTTTCATTTCGGTGTATATTTTGATTGCATCCCTCTCCATTTCTCTTGCTTTCTCCAGTATCTCCTCCGGATCCATCATCCTGAATTGGAATGTTTAAAGATATAAAATTTGGGTAATATCAGAGTTTCAGTGCCACATGGGTCAGGAGATCGACCAGAGCTTCTATGTCTTTAAGGTTCATCATCTCAACCTCGCTGTGCAGGTACCTTATCGGTGCGCTCAGGGTCAGAATCTCGCTTTTATGTTCGAACGCGGAGGAATCCGTACCCCCTCCTGTGGTACCTATCTGTACGGGGATGTCTGCCTTTAGGGCAATGTCCCTGACCTTCAATGCGAGTTTCCGTGAGTATATTGCTGAGTTGTCCACCGCTCGTATCACTGGCCCC is a window of Geoglobus acetivorans DNA encoding:
- a CDS encoding ferritin family protein, giving the protein MDPEEILEKAREMERDAIKIYTEMKKSADHETIELLDYLINQEKEHLRMISERLKAIKIIKRK